The Blautia luti nucleotide sequence TTCCAAGTATAGCATATTTTTTTCCTAAAAAAAACTGTTCTGTTTTGCAGTCTCCGCCGGATTATTGTTTATGGTTGCTGTTCATGTACCACAGTTCCGGCAGAGACCCCTTTCTTCCTATTTAGTGCTGCAGCCGCATTCCCTGCAAGATGCTGTACACGGATTATCAAAGGATGGATTAAAAGCATAGAAGTTCTTCGCATCCAGTTCTTCCTGAATGGACCGCAGTGCTTCACCAAATCTCTGGAAATGAACCACTTCCCTTGCGCGCAGGAATTTGATGGGATCTGCAATCTCCGGCATATCCCGCACTACCCGCAGAATATTATCATAAGTCGACCGGGCCTTCTGCTCTGCTGCCAGATTCTCGAACAAATCTGTAATCGGGTCTCCCTTGCTCTGGAACTGGCAGGCATTAAACGGAACCCCTCCTGCTGCCTGCGGCCATACTCCCACTGTATGATCAATATAATAAGGACCAAATCCAGATTTCTCGATTTCTTCCATGGACAGATCCCGGGTAAGCTGGTGAACGATGGTGGAGACCATTTCTAAGTGGGCAAGTTCTTCCGTCCCAATATCATTCAAAACCGCTGCCGCCATCCGGTTCGGCATGGTAAATCTTTGGGACAGATAGCGCATGGATGCGCTGATCTCACCATCTGGGCCACCATACTGGCTCATGATATACTGGGCGATCTTTGCGTTGGGCTGTGTAATGTTTACCGGGTACTGGAGTCTTTTTTCATAATTCCACATATACTATCTGCACGCTCCTTCCTTTTCCCATGGAAACGGCTGTTCCATCCACTTCCAGGTGGCACTTTCCTGCTGGTCCGTGCAGTCAATAGTCAGAGGCCCAAACTTCTCTGCATATTCCTGGAGAAGTTTCCTTCTTTCTTTCACCAGTTCATCACAATACTCCAGTGCCTTTCTGTCGCAGGGATGGGTATCCAGATACAACAGCATATCGTCTACTGCAAAGCTGACTTCATTGATCCTGGAAAGCTGGCTGTTTCTCGAACCTTTTTCATTCATCTGCGCCCACCTCTCTTTCCACAAAACGGTTTACAAAGCTGAGGAAAAATCGTGCCAACACTCAGTCCATAGGAAAGTGTAAAGTTTTCTGTAAATTTCTGGCAGGGCACATATGCCATGGCAGGTTCTAGATATTGTAAATGAGAAAACATCTCATCATTCATTCCTTTTGCTCCAGGCATGACGCAGTCGCACTTCTGCTGTCTGCTGCAGGAACATTCTCTGTCAGGCATTTCATTTATAGTCCGGGGCCGGTTCATGCCGCAAGTACGGTTATACGGTCTGTTACAGGCCCTGCGCATCTGATAATTTTCCATACACAAAATCCTTTCTGTCAAAGCTGTTTCTTTTAATATTTTATGACATATTTTCCAAAAGGTGCGCATACTTAAGGCGCTTATAAGAAATCACAAAAATTTCATATTTACAAATAGATTCAACAGTGCTATAGTATCTTTGCTTTATTATGATGTTAAGGTCAAAAAAGGTTTTTGTAACTAAACGAATATACTTTATAAATGATTTTGAGTACGCTGTTTTAGCTTCAGCGTACTTAAATCTATTATTGGAGGAATTATGCAGATAATTATTATCGGGTGCGGCAAAGTCGGACGCACCCTGGCTGAGCAGCTTCAGGAAGAAGAATCAGATATTACCCTGGTAGATGTATCTTCCACAGTAATCAATTCTCTTCAGGATGACATCGATGCCATGGGTATCGTAGGAAACGGCGCCAGCATTAACACTTTAATGGAGGCAGGCATTGAAAATGCCGATATCCTTATTGCCGTGACAGGTTCTGACGAAATGAACCTTCTGTGCTGTCTCATCGCTCAGAAAACAGGACACTGCCAGACCATCGCCCGTGTCCGCAATCCTATCTACGGAAAGGAGATTGCATTCATTAAAGAACGTCTGGGCGTAACCATGATCATCAATCCTGAACTGGCAGCTGCACAGGAGATTTCCCGTCTTCTACGTTTCCCGTCTGCTATCAAGATCGACACCTTTGCCAAGGGACATGTAGAACTTTTGAAATTCAAAGTTCTTCCGGAATTCGACCTGGATGGAATGACTATTTCCCGAATTACGGAAACCCTGCGCTGCGATGTTCTTTTCTGCGCAGTAGAAAGCCGTGACGCTGTTTCAATCCCCGGCGGAAATTATGTGATCCATGACGGCGATATGGTATCCATTCTGGCATCTCCCATGAATGCTGCCGCCTTTTTCAAAAAGATCGGGCTGAAAACCAACCAGGTAAAAAATGCTATCATCGTCGGTGGCGGAACTATTTCCTATTACCTGACCAAAGCCCTGCTGGATATGAATATCTCTGTAAAAATCATCGAACAGAATGCAGCACGCTGCGAAACCCTCAGTGATCTTCTGCCTGATGCAACCATCATCAATGGCGACGGTACGAACCGTTCTCTCCTTATGGAAGAAGGGCTTCCCAGAGCAGAAGCATTCGTATCCCTCACAAACCTGGATGAAGAAAATGTATTCCTGGCTCTTTTTGCCAAAACGATCTCCAATGCCAAACTGGTTGCCAAAGTAAACCGTCTTGCCTTCGACGACGTGATCGACAATCTGGATATCGGAAGCGTAATTTATCCCAAATATATTACCGCAGACTATATTCTTCAGTATGTACGTGCCATGCAGAACAGTATCGGAAGCAATATCGAAACTCTTTATCATATCCTGGATAACAAAGCTGAAGCATTGGAGTTTGCCATCCGCGAGAATTCACCGGTAGTAGGCATTCCCCTTTCTGATCTGAACCTGCGCAAAAATCTTCTGGTGGGCTACTTAAACCGCAACGGTGTGGTAATGATCCCCCGCGGACATGATACCATCCAGGTAGGAGATACCGTGATCATCGTCACCACCCAGAAAGGACTCCGGGATATTACAGATATTCTCGAAAGGTAAGGAAACCACATTATGAATTATTCCATCATTATTTATATCATCGGATATATTCTGGAGATCGAGGCTGCATTTATGGCACT carries:
- a CDS encoding manganese catalase family protein, with protein sequence MWNYEKRLQYPVNITQPNAKIAQYIMSQYGGPDGEISASMRYLSQRFTMPNRMAAAVLNDIGTEELAHLEMVSTIVHQLTRDLSMEEIEKSGFGPYYIDHTVGVWPQAAGGVPFNACQFQSKGDPITDLFENLAAEQKARSTYDNILRVVRDMPEIADPIKFLRAREVVHFQRFGEALRSIQEELDAKNFYAFNPSFDNPCTASCRECGCSTK
- a CDS encoding spore coat protein CotJB; this translates as MNEKGSRNSQLSRINEVSFAVDDMLLYLDTHPCDRKALEYCDELVKERRKLLQEYAEKFGPLTIDCTDQQESATWKWMEQPFPWEKEGACR
- a CDS encoding spore coat associated protein CotJA — its product is MENYQMRRACNRPYNRTCGMNRPRTINEMPDRECSCSRQQKCDCVMPGAKGMNDEMFSHLQYLEPAMAYVPCQKFTENFTLSYGLSVGTIFPQLCKPFCGKRGGRR
- the trkA gene encoding Trk system potassium transporter TrkA; protein product: MQIIIIGCGKVGRTLAEQLQEEESDITLVDVSSTVINSLQDDIDAMGIVGNGASINTLMEAGIENADILIAVTGSDEMNLLCCLIAQKTGHCQTIARVRNPIYGKEIAFIKERLGVTMIINPELAAAQEISRLLRFPSAIKIDTFAKGHVELLKFKVLPEFDLDGMTISRITETLRCDVLFCAVESRDAVSIPGGNYVIHDGDMVSILASPMNAAAFFKKIGLKTNQVKNAIIVGGGTISYYLTKALLDMNISVKIIEQNAARCETLSDLLPDATIINGDGTNRSLLMEEGLPRAEAFVSLTNLDEENVFLALFAKTISNAKLVAKVNRLAFDDVIDNLDIGSVIYPKYITADYILQYVRAMQNSIGSNIETLYHILDNKAEALEFAIRENSPVVGIPLSDLNLRKNLLVGYLNRNGVVMIPRGHDTIQVGDTVIIVTTQKGLRDITDILER